In one window of Borrelia anserina Es DNA:
- a CDS encoding diphosphate--fructose-6-phosphate 1-phosphotransferase: MMSIFQKERYKYVPKLPKILECDLQNISVVIGEKTEAFGNRDALRDLFKNTYGFPVVNFTQGSSDVDFTKVLNVGIILSGGPAPGGHNVVAGIFDAIKKSNSNSKIFAFKGGPSGLLEDKRIEITQGLIDSYRNTGGFDIVSSGRTKIETDDQYSQALSVMLKNNLNALIVIGGDDSNTNAALLAEFFKKQHCDIQVIGVPKTIDADLRNEHIQISFGFDSATKTYSEMIGNLCRDAMSVRKYWHFVKLMGRSASHVALECALKTHPNVCIISEEILAKSKTLSELVGDITSVVVKRSLKGYDFGIIIIPEGVIEFIPEVKSLMTELCSIFDVNEGKFKELDTDSIRELFISNLDRYMKELYMSLPLFIQIELVNSVLERDPHGNFNLSRVPTEKLFMEMVNVRLEELRKLGEYSGKFIPINHFFGYEGRCVAPSNFDSDYCYSLGYNAAVLVLNGLTGYMSSIKNLNKSTTEWLAGGVPLTMMMDMEERYGVAKPVIKKALVDLNGAPFNEFVKNREEWAVNNLYVYPGPIQYFGISKLVDEITLTLKLELEN, from the coding sequence ATGATGTCAATTTTTCAAAAAGAAAGATATAAATATGTTCCAAAATTGCCGAAAATTTTAGAATGTGACTTGCAAAATATTAGTGTGGTTATTGGTGAAAAAACGGAAGCTTTTGGGAATAGAGATGCTTTAAGGGATCTTTTTAAGAATACTTATGGCTTTCCAGTTGTAAATTTTACTCAGGGGTCTTCAGATGTAGATTTTACAAAGGTTTTAAATGTGGGAATAATTCTTTCAGGTGGACCTGCTCCTGGAGGACATAATGTTGTTGCGGGTATTTTTGATGCGATAAAAAAGTCTAATTCAAATTCAAAAATTTTTGCGTTTAAAGGTGGACCTTCAGGTTTATTAGAAGATAAAAGAATTGAGATTACACAGGGTTTGATAGATTCTTACAGGAATACTGGAGGTTTTGATATTGTATCTTCTGGTAGGACTAAAATAGAAACTGATGATCAATATAGTCAAGCTTTATCTGTTATGCTTAAAAATAATCTTAATGCTCTTATTGTTATTGGTGGGGATGATTCAAATACTAATGCAGCTTTATTAGCAGAGTTTTTTAAGAAACAACATTGTGATATTCAAGTTATTGGTGTTCCAAAAACAATTGATGCTGACTTGAGAAATGAGCATATTCAGATTTCATTTGGATTTGATTCTGCTACTAAGACTTATTCAGAAATGATAGGTAATTTATGTCGTGATGCTATGTCGGTTAGGAAGTATTGGCATTTTGTAAAGCTTATGGGAAGAAGTGCGTCTCATGTTGCTCTTGAATGTGCATTAAAAACACATCCTAATGTGTGCATTATATCTGAGGAGATTTTGGCAAAAAGTAAAACTTTATCAGAACTTGTCGGAGATATAACTTCTGTTGTAGTAAAGCGTTCTTTGAAAGGGTATGATTTTGGTATTATCATAATTCCTGAAGGTGTTATTGAGTTTATTCCTGAAGTTAAGTCTTTAATGACAGAGTTGTGTAGTATATTTGATGTTAATGAAGGTAAGTTTAAGGAGTTAGATACTGACTCTATAAGAGAGCTTTTTATATCTAATCTTGATAGGTATATGAAAGAGCTTTATATGTCTTTGCCTTTATTTATTCAAATTGAACTTGTAAATTCCGTATTAGAAAGGGATCCTCATGGTAATTTTAATTTGTCAAGAGTTCCTACTGAGAAGTTATTTATGGAAATGGTTAATGTTAGATTAGAAGAATTAAGAAAGCTTGGTGAGTATAGTGGTAAGTTTATTCCTATTAATCACTTTTTTGGTTATGAAGGTAGATGTGTTGCTCCTTCAAATTTTGATAGTGATTATTGCTATAGTTTAGGATATAATGCTGCAGTACTTGTTTTAAATGGTTTAACAGGTTATATGTCCAGTATTAAAAATTTAAATAAGAGTACTACTGAGTGGCTTGCAGGTGGAGTACCTTTAACAATGATGATGGATATGGAAGAGAGATATGGTGTTGCAAAACCTGTTATTAAAAAGGCTCTTGTCGATTTGAATGGAGCGCCTTTTAATGAGTTTGTAAAGAATCGTGAAGAATGGGCTGTAAATAATCTATATGTTTACCCAGGACCCATTCAATATTTTGGTATTTCTAAACTCGTTGATGAGATAACGTTAACATTAAAATTAGAATTGGAAAATTAA
- the queA gene encoding tRNA preQ1(34) S-adenosylmethionine ribosyltransferase-isomerase QueA, giving the protein MNTKEFYFNLPYNLIAQYPSKKRGLSRLMVLDSGNQRIYHNDSINDILKYIDSNTFLIFNDSRVRKSRIYAKTEYGGSVEFLILDKLAGDTFTSLISKAKKQSIGRVYTFPQGLLAQIISKLGNEFVLKFNKCVDESYFEQYGLIPLPPYIKRNYDREDENRYRTIYSKYIGSSASATAGLHFSEELFYKLDENNIEYDFITLHVGLGTFLPVRTKTIEEHKMHFESFSIKNSVALRLEEAKALGKKILAIGTTTLRALESAYDKHKGFVRGEQKTDLFIYPGKGYKFKFVDMLFTNFHTPESTLLMLVSSFGGKDFVFNAYREAVKMNYKFFSYGDATLFLNHI; this is encoded by the coding sequence ATGAATACCAAGGAGTTTTATTTTAATTTACCATATAATTTAATAGCACAATATCCAAGTAAAAAACGTGGTTTATCAAGATTAATGGTCCTAGATTCTGGCAATCAGAGAATTTATCATAATGATTCGATAAACGATATTTTGAAGTATATTGATAGCAATACTTTTTTAATATTTAATGATTCAAGGGTGAGAAAATCTAGAATATATGCCAAGACGGAATATGGAGGTAGTGTTGAGTTTTTGATTTTAGATAAACTGGCAGGGGATACATTTACATCCTTGATTTCTAAGGCTAAAAAGCAAAGTATTGGTAGGGTTTATACATTCCCTCAAGGTTTATTGGCCCAAATAATTTCAAAATTAGGTAATGAATTTGTGCTTAAATTTAATAAGTGTGTGGATGAGTCTTACTTTGAACAGTATGGACTTATTCCTTTGCCACCTTATATTAAGAGAAATTATGATAGAGAAGATGAAAATCGTTATCGAACGATTTATTCAAAGTATATTGGTTCATCAGCGTCAGCTACAGCTGGTTTACATTTTAGTGAAGAACTATTTTATAAATTGGATGAAAATAATATTGAGTACGATTTTATTACACTTCATGTTGGACTTGGTACTTTTCTTCCTGTGAGAACTAAGACGATAGAAGAACATAAAATGCATTTTGAAAGTTTTTCAATAAAGAATTCTGTAGCTCTTAGACTTGAGGAGGCAAAGGCTTTAGGTAAGAAAATTTTGGCTATTGGAACTACTACTCTTAGAGCATTGGAATCTGCTTATGATAAGCATAAAGGGTTTGTGCGAGGTGAGCAAAAAACCGATCTTTTTATTTATCCAGGCAAGGGTTATAAATTTAAGTTTGTTGATATGCTTTTTACAAATTTTCATACACCAGAATCAACTCTTTTAATGTTGGTTTCTTCATTTGGTGGTAAAGATTTTGTATTTAATGCTTACAGAGAAGCTGTAAAAATGAATTATAAATTTTTCTCTTATGGTGATGCTACTTTATTTTTAAACCATATATAG
- the ruvB gene encoding Holliday junction branch migration DNA helicase RuvB — MDFGDGSKFLNSDENFLYDRNESELRPKSLRDFAGQAHIKENLDIFIKASKDRGEALDHVFLSGPPGLGKTTLASIIAFEMNTTIKVTSAPALDKPKDIVGILTTLDDKSILFIDEIHRLKPVMEEMLYIAMEDYKIDWIIGQGPAARTLRMPIPKFTLIGATTKPGKVASPLYARFGIVSRFDLYKEEELVKIIRRNSIILNIKLEDKAAYLLAKSSRGTPRVANRLLRRMRDFAQVGGYDLITEDIVRSGFEMLKIDHEGLDDQDRNILRTLILKFKGGPVGVETLAISVGETADSLEDFYEPYLILKGLIERTSKGRKATDFAYLHLNLNKNSHNDLNSGQDEYQGVLF, encoded by the coding sequence ATGGATTTTGGAGATGGATCTAAGTTTTTAAATTCTGATGAAAATTTTCTGTATGATAGAAATGAAAGTGAACTTAGACCAAAATCCCTTAGAGATTTTGCAGGACAAGCTCACATTAAGGAAAATTTAGATATTTTTATCAAGGCATCTAAAGATAGAGGTGAAGCGCTTGATCATGTTTTTTTAAGTGGTCCTCCAGGGCTTGGGAAAACTACCCTTGCTAGTATTATTGCTTTTGAAATGAATACTACAATTAAGGTTACTTCAGCTCCAGCTCTTGATAAGCCAAAGGATATTGTTGGTATTTTAACAACACTTGATGATAAAAGTATTTTATTTATTGATGAGATACATAGACTTAAACCTGTCATGGAAGAGATGCTTTATATTGCGATGGAAGATTATAAGATAGATTGGATAATTGGACAAGGTCCTGCTGCAAGGACTTTAAGAATGCCAATTCCTAAATTCACTTTGATTGGTGCTACTACAAAACCGGGGAAAGTTGCTTCTCCACTTTATGCGAGATTTGGTATTGTATCTAGATTTGATCTTTATAAGGAAGAGGAACTTGTGAAGATAATACGAAGAAATTCTATTATTTTAAATATTAAGTTAGAGGATAAAGCTGCCTATCTTCTTGCAAAAAGTTCTAGGGGAACTCCTCGTGTAGCAAATAGGCTTTTAAGGCGTATGAGAGATTTTGCTCAAGTTGGTGGTTATGATTTAATTACAGAGGATATTGTAAGATCTGGATTTGAAATGTTAAAGATTGATCATGAAGGGCTTGATGATCAAGATAGAAATATTTTAAGGACTTTAATATTGAAATTTAAAGGTGGACCTGTAGGTGTTGAAACTTTAGCAATTTCTGTTGGTGAGACTGCAGATTCTCTTGAGGATTTTTATGAACCTTATCTTATTTTGAAGGGTCTAATTGAGAGAACTAGCAAAGGTCGTAAGGCTACTGATTTTGCATATTTACATCTGAATTTGAATAAAAATAGTCATAATGATTTGAATAGTGGGCAGGATGAATACCAAGGAGTTTTATTTTAA
- the ruvA gene encoding Holliday junction branch migration protein RuvA has product MINKIYGKIVEKRDSSIVISALPFEFEILVSSFCKAELALLEDVEILTYFHLREDEIKLFGFLDISEREIFEELISVDGIGPRAALKILSGMKYDKFRDAIEREDVELISKVKGIGSKKAGKIFLKLRGKLVKTDDLSSDMFKFKDLEQSIVNMGFDRKLVVSAIKEILLTNEFLMLKEVDQEQFLFRETLRRLSS; this is encoded by the coding sequence ATGATCAATAAAATTTATGGTAAAATTGTAGAAAAGAGAGATTCTAGTATTGTCATTTCAGCACTTCCCTTTGAATTTGAGATTTTAGTTAGTTCTTTTTGCAAGGCGGAATTGGCTCTTCTGGAAGATGTTGAAATATTGACTTATTTTCATCTTAGAGAAGATGAAATTAAACTTTTTGGGTTTTTAGATATATCAGAGAGAGAAATTTTTGAGGAGCTGATTAGTGTTGATGGAATTGGTCCAAGAGCAGCTTTAAAGATATTATCTGGAATGAAATATGATAAATTTAGAGATGCAATTGAGAGGGAGGATGTTGAACTTATTTCTAAGGTTAAAGGTATTGGAAGTAAAAAGGCTGGCAAAATATTTTTAAAGCTTAGGGGAAAACTTGTTAAGACTGATGATTTGAGTTCAGATATGTTTAAATTTAAAGATCTTGAGCAGTCAATTGTTAATATGGGCTTTGACAGAAAATTGGTTGTATCTGCGATCAAGGAAATTTTACTTACCAATGAATTTCTAATGTTGAAGGAAGTTGATCAGGAACAATTTTTGTTCAGAGAAACTTTAAGAAGGCTTTCAAGCTAG
- the ruvC gene encoding crossover junction endodeoxyribonuclease RuvC, giving the protein MRILGIDPGLANVGWGLLDRKGSNYMYVKDGTIITKSSMSLKDRLKLISNEIALIIDRFKPDVASIEDIYLAKNKKTAIRVAEARGAILLTFALKNLDFYEYTPIQVKNSISGFGRIEKVQVEYIMRVLLEMESDFVFTSDHSSDALALAICHCNHRL; this is encoded by the coding sequence ATGAGGATATTAGGCATCGATCCTGGTCTTGCAAATGTTGGATGGGGACTTTTAGATCGAAAGGGTAGTAATTACATGTATGTTAAAGATGGAACTATCATAACTAAGTCTTCTATGTCTTTGAAAGATAGGCTAAAATTAATTTCTAATGAGATTGCTCTTATTATTGATCGATTTAAACCTGATGTTGCAAGCATTGAAGATATTTATTTAGCTAAGAATAAGAAAACAGCTATAAGGGTTGCTGAAGCACGAGGAGCTATTCTCTTAACCTTTGCTTTGAAGAATTTAGATTTTTATGAATATACCCCAATACAGGTCAAGAATTCAATTTCTGGATTTGGTAGGATTGAAAAAGTGCAAGTAGAGTACATTATGCGTGTTTTACTTGAAATGGAATCTGATTTTGTTTTTACTAGTGATCATAGTAGTGATGCATTGGCGCTTGCAATTTGTCATTGCAATCATCGATTATAA
- a CDS encoding YebC/PmpR family DNA-binding transcriptional regulator yields MSGHSKWSTIKRKKGALDTERNKIFTKLIREISIAAKMGGGDINSNSRLRLAVNKAKVSNMPKDNIEKAIKKGIGDNIGAEYCELTYEAYASYGVALIIHCLTDNKNRTASEIRSVLSKSGGSLGFPGSVSYMFHKKGLISYSLDKYPADEIMDLALEAGAEDIYSEGSQVEVITSADSFEAILSVLRAKFEEDIAEIALIPESKVSLNKEQIDKVLAIIEKLENVDDVQEVVHNLEIVNEID; encoded by the coding sequence ATGTCTGGTCATAGTAAATGGTCAACTATAAAGAGGAAGAAAGGTGCTCTTGATACTGAGAGAAATAAAATTTTTACTAAATTAATTCGTGAGATAAGTATTGCTGCTAAGATGGGTGGAGGTGATATTAATTCTAATTCTAGATTGAGACTTGCTGTTAATAAGGCTAAGGTTTCTAATATGCCTAAGGATAATATTGAAAAAGCAATAAAAAAAGGAATTGGTGATAATATAGGTGCAGAATATTGTGAGCTTACCTATGAGGCTTATGCTTCTTATGGTGTAGCTTTAATAATTCATTGTTTAACTGATAATAAAAATAGAACGGCAAGTGAGATACGTAGTGTGCTCTCAAAAAGTGGTGGTTCGCTTGGGTTTCCAGGCTCTGTATCTTATATGTTTCACAAAAAGGGATTGATTTCTTATAGCTTGGATAAATATCCTGCAGATGAAATAATGGATCTTGCGTTAGAAGCAGGTGCAGAAGATATTTATAGTGAAGGTTCTCAAGTAGAGGTGATAACAAGTGCTGATAGTTTTGAAGCTATTTTATCTGTTTTAAGGGCTAAATTTGAGGAGGATATTGCTGAAATTGCTCTTATTCCTGAGAGTAAAGTTTCCTTGAATAAGGAACAGATTGATAAAGTCCTTGCTATTATTGAAAAATTAGAAAATGTTGATGACGTTCAAGAAGTTGTGCATAATTTAGAGATTGTTAATGAAATTGATTAG
- a CDS encoding bifunctional 5,10-methylenetetrahydrofolate dehydrogenase/5,10-methenyltetrahydrofolate cyclohydrolase has translation MSNVFDGKLFANRYYLLLKEFLIHHDLVDKISLKVVLANDNPSSKLYVAIKERVSKSIGINFRVIKLAKDSGQEDILQLIESENVNENTDGIIVQLPLANEINVNMVLNSIVSTKDVDGLSDISLGKLVLGDRRGFIPCTALAVLKVLYDKRIEISGKTVVVIGRSSLVGRPISILLSCKPYDATVITCHSKSVNLGVYVRQADIIISAVGKPKLIDASMIAGHPCVIDIGISGVEIDGNNVLVGDVDFEAIKDNVKFITPVTGGIGPVTVLMLMFNTIKAHLIRHNKFDVLEQLLKLVEV, from the coding sequence TTGAGCAATGTTTTTGATGGTAAACTTTTTGCAAATCGATATTATTTATTATTGAAAGAGTTTTTAATACACCATGATTTGGTAGATAAAATTTCTTTAAAAGTAGTTTTGGCGAATGATAACCCTTCAAGTAAGCTTTATGTTGCTATTAAGGAGCGAGTATCTAAGAGTATTGGTATTAATTTTCGTGTTATTAAGTTAGCCAAAGATTCAGGACAAGAGGATATTTTACAATTGATTGAATCTGAAAATGTAAATGAAAATACTGATGGAATTATTGTTCAGCTTCCTCTTGCTAACGAAATAAATGTAAATATGGTTTTAAACAGTATAGTGAGTACAAAAGATGTAGATGGACTTTCTGATATTAGCTTGGGTAAATTAGTTTTGGGTGATAGGAGAGGATTTATTCCTTGTACAGCCCTTGCTGTTTTAAAGGTTTTGTATGATAAGAGAATAGAAATTTCTGGTAAAACTGTTGTTGTGATTGGAAGGAGTTCTCTTGTTGGCAGGCCTATTTCTATTTTGCTTTCTTGTAAACCCTATGATGCAACCGTAATTACTTGTCATAGTAAGAGTGTTAATTTAGGTGTTTATGTAAGGCAAGCAGATATTATTATTTCTGCTGTTGGAAAGCCTAAGTTAATAGATGCTAGCATGATTGCTGGTCATCCTTGTGTCATTGATATTGGTATTTCTGGGGTAGAAATTGATGGTAATAATGTTCTTGTAGGAGATGTTGATTTTGAAGCAATTAAAGATAATGTTAAATTTATTACTCCTGTAACAGGTGGAATTGGTCCTGTTACAGTTCTCATGTTGATGTTTAATACAATTAAGGCACATCTAATTAGGCATAATAAGTTTGATGTTTTAGAACAGTTATTAAAGTTAGTGGAGGTTTAA
- a CDS encoding BB0027 family outer member beta-barrel protein — MKKNLLVGLILLSLSYANVKRIEAYSIDKKGNSIIEIDLSLGIPLFYNDLLNIFSSNLYPGGIGSLKYKYHILSALSIGLELRYLFNSDINHSFNLLNPDSGIGKTLSIVPITFLTTYIFDIGELFQIPIFSNIGFALSSYGNKSDSISNLRTFDIIPVISIGSGILWNFNYQWALGLTTAWWTMFEFGNSAKTGHFLLISLSVMVNINKL, encoded by the coding sequence ATGAAAAAGAATCTTTTAGTCGGGCTCATCCTATTATCTTTGTCTTATGCAAATGTTAAAAGAATTGAAGCATATTCAATTGATAAAAAAGGAAATTCTATCATAGAAATAGACCTAAGCTTAGGAATTCCCCTCTTTTACAATGATTTATTAAATATCTTTTCTTCAAATCTATACCCAGGAGGAATTGGATCACTTAAATATAAATATCACATACTAAGCGCCTTATCTATAGGTCTCGAGCTTAGATATTTATTTAATTCCGACATCAATCATTCATTTAACTTATTAAACCCCGATTCTGGCATAGGTAAAACGCTCAGCATAGTACCTATCACATTCTTAACAACCTATATCTTTGACATAGGTGAACTTTTTCAAATACCCATATTTTCAAATATAGGATTTGCATTAAGTTCTTACGGAAATAAAAGCGATAGCATCTCAAATTTAAGAACTTTTGATATAATACCTGTAATATCCATTGGTTCTGGAATTTTATGGAATTTCAACTACCAATGGGCTTTAGGACTCACAACTGCATGGTGGACAATGTTTGAATTCGGAAATTCGGCTAAAACCGGTCATTTTTTACTAATATCACTCTCAGTAATGGTAAATATAAACAAATTGTAG
- the bamB gene encoding outer membrane protein assembly factor BamB: MDKKDFKKFMIKLIVLALLLSCSSESIFSQLSKLQKINSNNNILDSSSPNGISLVNDTLYIAAMHLFKKENGNVERVNFSNSYKFVIDLVNVSGITYLLAQNKNGQLELYTLDKNNWKLLFQKNLIPMKFLKSIDKSGVNSALILALGENDKQIILDINGNNKTPQSATNNDKFYQLSNDTKLITGRFAKIWQLNGIGPINVNSKNEIMAIIETSIHGNKETLVFTGREDDTLDNKFKIYSSKDNYQNPIFNRDGIGEFTAYFAREVDGVILIGSNNGFVELIKDKDTFALQSPSQSVLPGSYNGSQLSKTKLNDIIPISNKTVYILTQGKGLWKIENKKLTKE; this comes from the coding sequence ATGGATAAAAAAGATTTTAAAAAATTTATGATAAAACTAATAGTGTTAGCTTTATTACTATCATGTTCAAGTGAATCTATCTTTTCCCAGCTTAGCAAGCTGCAAAAAATAAATAGCAATAACAACATCTTAGACAGTTCAAGCCCAAATGGCATCTCATTAGTCAATGATACTCTCTATATTGCAGCTATGCATCTATTTAAAAAAGAAAATGGCAATGTTGAAAGAGTAAACTTTAGCAATTCTTACAAGTTTGTCATTGACCTTGTCAATGTATCAGGAATAACATACTTATTAGCTCAAAATAAAAATGGACAATTAGAACTCTATACCCTTGATAAAAACAATTGGAAACTTCTATTTCAAAAGAATCTAATTCCAATGAAATTCTTAAAATCCATAGATAAAAGTGGTGTTAATTCTGCTTTAATTCTAGCATTAGGAGAAAATGACAAGCAAATTATTCTAGATATAAATGGAAATAATAAAACTCCTCAAAGTGCAACTAATAATGACAAATTTTATCAACTCTCAAATGACACTAAATTAATTACAGGAAGATTTGCAAAAATTTGGCAATTAAATGGTATAGGCCCTATAAACGTAAACTCAAAAAATGAAATAATGGCAATAATAGAAACAAGCATTCACGGGAACAAAGAAACTTTAGTATTCACTGGAAGAGAAGATGATACCTTAGATAACAAATTCAAAATATACTCAAGTAAAGATAATTACCAAAACCCAATATTTAATCGCGACGGAATAGGAGAATTTACTGCATACTTTGCAAGAGAAGTTGACGGAGTAATACTTATAGGAAGCAACAATGGATTCGTAGAACTAATCAAAGATAAAGATACGTTTGCTCTGCAATCACCTTCACAATCTGTATTACCAGGCTCCTATAATGGTTCACAATTAAGTAAAACAAAACTTAATGACATTATACCTATATCAAATAAAACCGTCTACATACTAACCCAAGGAAAAGGCTTATGGAAAATCGAAAATAAAAAGTTAACTAAAGAATAA
- a CDS encoding DUF188 domain-containing protein, whose protein sequence is MLNRIFVDADSCNLQIIRFLQNFVLNRSMELVLVANRQLNLEMTKNTFIKAVSDVDSFILGLVDKNSMVITRDILFVKNLLDLEIKVMNDEGQIFDVNNINYLYFRSKLNVNLDIKLKKHFHKEVNKVRYSNFTINFHRLFFS, encoded by the coding sequence TTGTTAAATAGAATTTTTGTTGATGCTGATTCTTGTAATTTGCAGATAATAAGATTTTTACAAAATTTTGTGTTAAATAGAAGTATGGAACTTGTTTTAGTTGCAAATAGACAGTTAAATTTAGAGATGACGAAGAATACTTTTATTAAAGCTGTAAGCGATGTTGATTCTTTTATTTTAGGCTTAGTTGATAAGAATAGTATGGTGATTACTAGGGACATACTATTTGTTAAAAATTTATTGGATTTGGAAATTAAAGTTATGAATGATGAGGGTCAAATTTTTGATGTGAATAATATAAACTATTTGTATTTTCGATCTAAATTAAATGTTAATTTAGATATTAAATTAAAAAAACATTTTCATAAGGAAGTTAATAAGGTTAGATATTCAAATTTCACAATAAATTTTCATCGTTTATTCTTTAGTTAA
- the lepB gene encoding signal peptidase I — protein MAAYLTFEQRLLRKKRKQKLFKIILLFLILNYVFTKFVLQIFTFQGDDMLPLITKNHSLIFISKYMRSFFIPLKVNDIVLYEDLTLRNNFILSFFRDLFFLNKFFNAKSYKIAKIAATQGDLVYVRGFDVLVHRKSNNSYYLNGNFMRDYRLDDFFRLDEVVKCFDLKKNEFFLLNENSRILNDSRVFGPVKQSHILYFLVLRIMGYKIVK, from the coding sequence ATGGCGGCGTATTTAACCTTCGAACAAAGACTTTTAAGAAAAAAGAGAAAGCAAAAACTTTTTAAGATTATTTTATTGTTTTTAATATTAAATTATGTTTTTACAAAATTTGTTTTACAAATTTTTACTTTTCAAGGTGATGATATGTTACCTTTAATAACAAAGAATCATAGTTTAATTTTTATTTCAAAATATATGCGCTCTTTTTTTATTCCTTTAAAAGTAAATGATATTGTGCTTTATGAAGATTTAACTTTGAGGAACAATTTTATTTTAAGTTTTTTTAGGGACTTATTTTTTTTAAACAAGTTTTTTAATGCAAAAAGTTATAAAATTGCAAAAATAGCTGCTACTCAGGGAGATTTAGTTTATGTTAGGGGTTTTGATGTCTTGGTTCATAGGAAATCTAACAATTCTTATTATTTGAATGGTAATTTTATGCGTGATTATAGATTAGACGATTTTTTTAGATTAGATGAGGTGGTTAAGTGTTTTGATTTAAAAAAAAATGAATTTTTTCTCTTGAATGAGAATTCAAGAATTTTAAATGATTCTAGAGTGTTTGGGCCTGTTAAACAGTCCCATATTTTGTATTTTTTGGTATTAAGGATAATGGGTTATAAGATTGTTAAATAG
- the lepB gene encoding signal peptidase I, protein MYLEKLDRFASFLVKIIEKYLTYRKRQKYLYKVKAKRRGFVLNFLLELLGASVFVLAVNQYFLQAYRIPSGSMENTLQIGDLLFVDKFSYGPELLPGLYKVNGIKEPDETEIVIFENVEYKSKGLFFDILHRLLYMLTFSFIDLDRDEDGNSSVRFLVKRALFADGKLVRFRHGIVLVQKEGEEGFMEENSYKSSLGYNFSIRKIIEDTDYKVYDNLAMFVALNQLNINLENMSDFSFFNVREIDKFEIERLEYRYLVAFMPYVDYYMEKAIMRDYGIYVPYGYILPIGDNRDNSYDGRFFGVIDKSKILGRAFFVYFPFSRVGLI, encoded by the coding sequence ATGTATTTAGAAAAATTAGATAGGTTTGCTAGCTTTTTAGTGAAGATCATTGAAAAATATTTGACTTATAGGAAGAGACAAAAATACCTTTATAAGGTGAAAGCTAAAAGACGAGGTTTTGTTCTTAACTTTTTGCTTGAACTTTTAGGTGCTTCGGTTTTTGTTTTAGCAGTAAATCAGTATTTTTTACAAGCATATAGAATTCCGTCAGGATCAATGGAAAATACTCTTCAGATTGGAGACTTATTATTTGTGGACAAATTTTCTTATGGACCTGAACTTTTGCCAGGATTATATAAGGTAAATGGGATCAAAGAACCAGATGAAACAGAGATTGTTATTTTTGAAAATGTGGAATATAAATCAAAAGGGCTTTTTTTTGATATTCTGCATAGATTACTTTATATGTTGACTTTTAGTTTTATTGATCTTGATAGAGATGAAGATGGAAATTCTAGTGTTAGGTTTCTTGTCAAAAGAGCGTTGTTTGCAGATGGTAAGCTTGTAAGATTTCGACATGGGATAGTGTTGGTTCAAAAGGAAGGTGAAGAAGGCTTTATGGAGGAAAATTCTTATAAATCTTCATTAGGGTATAATTTTAGTATTAGAAAGATTATAGAAGATACGGATTATAAGGTTTATGATAATCTTGCTATGTTTGTTGCATTAAATCAATTAAACATTAATTTAGAAAATATGTCTGATTTTTCATTTTTTAATGTTAGGGAAATTGATAAATTTGAAATTGAGAGATTGGAGTACCGTTATTTGGTGGCTTTTATGCCATATGTTGATTATTATATGGAGAAAGCAATAATGAGAGATTATGGGATATATGTTCCTTATGGATATATATTACCTATTGGGGATAATAGGGATAATTCTTATGATGGTAGATTTTTTGGTGTCATAGATAAAAGTAAGATTCTTGGTAGAGCTTTTTTCGTGTATTTCCCTTTTTCTAGAGTAGGTTTGATTTAA